CAAGAAAAAGGAGCAAGATGACGATCGCAAGCGATTTTTTTGGTCCTCCTTTGATCTCCACCGTCCTCTACCCCTCGGTTGTATCCTTTTGCACCCTTATCTTCACCTTTGCCCCTGTCCTCAGGTTGTGCTGGCCGGCCACCACCACCATTTCCCCCTCTTGTACCCCATCTCTTACCTCCACTAGGTTCTCCTCTGCAAGACCGGTCTGGACGTTCCTCTGTTGGGCCTTCCCTTCCTTTATCACAAAGACATAGTCCACCCCGGTGGCAGGCATCCTCATGACCGCATCTCTGGGTACGACAAGGGTCTCTATTCGCTGTGCCAATATCCTAACCCTCGCATACATCCCTGCTCTCAACCTGGCGTCCTTGTTGGCGATGACCACCTCTACTTTAAAGGTCCTCGTGACGGGATCGAGCTTGGGATAGATAGTGTCCACCTCTCCAGAGGAGTTTTGATCAGGATAGGCATCCACCTCCACCTCCACCGGTGTCTTGATCTTTATGTGAGGTAGCTCCCTCTCAACAATATCGATAATCAACCTCACCTGGGAGATATCCATTATCTCGAGGATGTTAGAAGGGGGCATAGTGTAGGCCCTCTGCCCTGGGTCCATGAAACGGGCGGTCACATAGCCGGAGAAGGGGGCAGTAATAAGGGTATCGGCCAGTTGAGTCCGGGCGTTTCTCAGGGCAGCCTGGGCCGATCGATGACGGGCCTGGGCCAGCTCATAGGCCGTCCTTACCTCCTCGTATCGCTGTTGGGAGATGACCTTCTTCTCGATGAGTTGGGAGAAGCGTTTATAGTCCCTTTCTGCCTGCTCCAGGTGGGCTGTTGCCTCGGCCAGGGCTGCCTCGGCCGCCTCCAGGGCAATGGAGAAATCGGTCTTCTCCAGCTGGACCAAAGGGGCGCCCCTTCTCACGAAATCACCCTCATCCACATATATCTTCTCGATCTTCCCAGACACCTTGGGGTTGATGACCACCTGCTGCCTGGGCAAGATGTTCCCCATCGCCGAGATATATCTCTTCAGGGTGGCATGCCTAGCCCTTACCACCTCCACAGGGATGGCCGCCTCAACTGCCTCTTTTGCACCCCTATCTTTGCAGCCAAAGATAAAGAATATCATTATCGCCAAGGATAAGACAAGGATCTTTCCCATTAGGTGTGTCTTCATCTCTTTCACCTCCTCATCGTCTTGTATTCACGAAGTCGCCGAAGGCGATTTTGCGAAGGACAAGTGAGGCGCAGCGTGAATACAACATTGAAAAATGAAGATTGCAAAATGCAAAGTATAAAATTATTTCTTATCCTTTTTCGCAGTAATTACGGACTTTGCAACAATTTTGACCAATTCATTAGCTTCATCCATCAATGGTTGTAACTCCTTGCCTGCAATTAACCCGGTTTTCTCTGCCAGTTTCAGCCAATATAAAGATTCCCGTAATTCCTTTAAAACAAGTTGCATTTTATGTATGAAATCTACTTTACTTTCAGCTCCACAAGCCTCTTCATAATTTGCTCCGGAAGAAGTAGCTGCTCGCATCAACTGGCTTGCTATGTGCCGTCCTACAGCAGTTCTTTTAAGTTTAACAGTAAATTTAATGCTGTTTGCTGCGAAGTCTAATAACCTTTAAATTTCTTCTATTTTGCATTTTTCAATTTGCATTATGCATTTTGCATTGAGCACTTGCCCTCACCTCTCTCCGATCGCTCTTTTTAGACGGGCCCTGGCGATGTTGTAGTCGCTCAGGGCGGCATGATAGTTGGTCCTGGCCTGGGTCAGGAGGGTCAGGGCGTCCAGCACATCGGTGGAAGTAGCCACCTGCCCCTTATACCTCTCCTCATTTATGCGGAAGTTCTCATCTGCCTGGCTCACCGCCTTCTCGGCCACCCTGATCTTCTTTTCCGCCTCCTTTAAGTTCAGATAGGCCTCCTTGACCTCCAGCCTCACCCCATCTTTAGCCTCCTGCAGGGCGCACTCCGCCTGAAAGACCTTGGCCTTGTTCTCCCCTACCCCCCACCAAGTCTTCCCCCAATCCCATATATTCCATTGGGCCAGGGCCATCACGTTCCAACTATCCTCATCAGGTTTATATCTGGACCCGCTGACCGAGGGATCATCTCCCTGGCGTTCGTAATTATAAAGGACGCTTACCTGGGGGAAGAGGCCACTGGCAGCCAGACCTACCCCCCTTTTCGCCGACTTTATCCCTAGCTCAGCCGCCTTTATCTCAGGCCTCTTCCTATATGCCTCCTCAGTGTAGGCCTCCAGATCAACCTGTATGGGTCGATATTGAAGGACCTCCACCAGTTTGACCTCCTCATCTAACAACCGGCGCAGGAGGGTGTTGAAGACGGCGCGGGCAACAGCGAGGCCGTTTTGGGCCTTTATAAGATCCTGCCTTGTCTGGGCCAGTTGGACCTCTACCTGGAGGAGATCGTTTTTGGGGATCATCCCCACATCGAAAAAGGCCTTGGCCACCTTGTGGTGGGACTCGAGTTGTCGGACCGCTTGTTCGGCCACCTCCAGGAACTTTTCGGCCTTTAATACACCATAATAGGCCTCCTTGACCTGGAGGATCAGGTCGAGCCTAGTCATCTCCAGTTCAACCTTGGCTGTATCCACCCCCAACTTGGCCAACAGATAGCTATTGATGAGGGCCCCACCAGTAAAGATGGGTTGTGTGACAGTACTGGTCCAATCGTAGACATCCCTGTTCCCCACAGTAGTCCTAATCCCCATGGAGGGAATGCTAAAAGCTGGTTCCTCATCCAACCTGGTATAGCTGTATTGGGTGCTCACCTGGGGGAGGAAGTCGCTGATGGCGGCCCGGCGCCTGAATTCCGCCTCCTTGATGGCCGCCTTGGCCGCCTTGACGGTGGGGCTCCTCTGCAGGGCGATCTCAATGCTCTCATGCAATGTGAGAGGGGGGATATCCTCCTCTCCAAAGGAGGGGGAGAGGGTCAATATGAAAAATAGGCTGACCAACAGGCAAGAAGTCATTTTCATGTTATCGTCCTCCCTACTTTTTCCACAAGGCCTTTATAAAAAGGTCAAGGGTATATGAGATCAACTGCTCCAAATCCATCCCGATGATCTCTCTGTTTAACTCCTCTTCAAAGAGGAAGAGGATGCCATTAATGGCGCCCCAAATGAGTGATAGTCATCTCATCACACCCTATTTGATCCTGCAAGGAAAAATTTGCCCCATTTGATCCTCCAGCCAGATGGAAGCCGGCCGTCAGATGATCTCTTCCAACGGCCACACAAAGACCTTGATGCCGGCATATCCTACGCCCCTGGCAAGCTCACGCAGCCCCTCTAAGAGACGAAGGGCCTCATCCTCTTCTGCTGCTATGGCCAGGGCGGAGTTAAAGCCGGGCCAGGCGTGGGTCCCCAGCTTTGGCTCGCTCTTCTTCCCCTCACCCAAGACCCTCTCCCATTTAGTGTAGGCATCGATATCCGACCTATTTAAGACCTCCATTACCTCCTCTTCGCGGTCGATATCATATACGATCCAAATCATCTTCATCGGCTTCTCCCTGAGATCTCCTTAAAGCTGCGGGCCTCGAAGATGGAATAAATCACCGGCACGAGGATTAAGGTAACCAGGGTGGAGACAATCAGCCCCCCTATCATGGTGAGGCCCAGGGGGTTCCAGATCTCCGAACCCTCTCCCCTGGAGAGCGCCATGGGGAGCATCCCAAAAAATGTGGTCAGGGTGGTCATCAAGACAGGCCTTAATCGGTTCGCCCCCCCTGTTGTGATAGCATCAAAGAGGGAAAGGCCCCTCTCCCTGAGGATGTTGACGTAATCCACCAGCACGATGGCGTTCTTCACCACGATCCCCATGAGCATGATCAAACCGAGGTAGGAGAAGAGAGAGAGGGTGGTGCCCGTGAGAAGGAAGATCAGAATCACCCCGGTGACGGCAAAGGGTAGGGAAAACATGATGACGAAGGGGTGGAGGAAGGACTTGAACTGGGAGGCCATCACCATATAGACGAGGATGATCCCCAGGACAAAGAGGAGCCCCAGGTCCCGAAAGGCCTTCTGCTGCTCCTCGGTCTCGCCCCCGAATCTGACCTTCACGTCTTCGGGGACGCGGATCTGGGCGATCCCTTTCTCTATATCCCTCACCACATCCCCCAGAGGTCTTCCGAAGGTGTTGGCCTCCACCTTTACGATCCGCTGTCGGTTGCGCCTCTCTATCTCTACAGGGCCATAACCCTCCCTTACCCGAGCGATATTCCCCAGCCTTACCTGGTTGCCCAATAAGGTGGGTATGGGGACCTCCAGGAGGCTGGCGATCCTGTTCTTGTCCCTGTCCCCGAGGCGCAGGAATATGTCATAGTCCTCCCCCGCATCTCTGAACTCTGTGGGATCATCTCCGTAAAAGCTGGTCCGGACTACACTGGCCACCATCGCCACATTTACCCCCAGAGAGGAGGCCTTCTTGCGGTCTATGTCTACCCAGAGCTCTGGCCGGGGTGGCTTTTGGCTCAAGGCCACATCTGTCGCCCCGGGGACCTTTTCTACTATCCCTTTTATCTCCTTGGCGATGGCCCCGGTCTTCTCCATATTGTATCCCCAGACCTCTATCGATATCCTCTTCATCCCCCCCATGAAGACCGACTTGATTGGGGCAGTAGCGCTCACCGTGAGGTTGCCGATACCCGGGATCTCCTCGATCTTTTCCCGGAGCATCATGGCCACCTCTTTTGTCGACCTCTCCCTCTCCCTCTTTCTCACCAACTTTGCCCCCACCTCGCCCACATTGGGCCCCTCCTCAAAACCAAGGACCACACCCATACCCTTTTCTGTCTGCCCATCAAAGGCATAATAGTGCCTTGCCTCAGGGACGTATTGGCGAAAATAGGAGTTTATCCTCTCCATGACCTTATGGGTCTCCTCGATCCTGGTCCCCTCAGGGAGGCGAAGGAAGATATTGATATCCCCTGAATCCATGTCCGGGACGAGCTCCGTCCCTATCACCGGGATAAAGGCCATACTCGCCGCAAACAGAGATAAGGAGAAGGCGATCACCTTTTTCTTGTTCCCGAGGGACCAGGCCAGGAGCCTCCCATATACCTCCTCGACCCGGGAAAACCCCCTCTCCAAGGCCTCGTTTACCCTTCCGACGGTGCCCCCCTTACGGATGCCCCTGGCCGGCCTCAATACCTTGGAGGCCAACATCGGGGGAAGGGTGAGGGAAATAAAGAGGGAGGCCATGATCGCCACGACAATGACAAAGGCGAGCTGTTTGAAGATGATGCCGGTGAGGCCAGTTATGAACATGAGGGGTATAAAGACGGCCACGATGGTAAATGTAGAGGCCGCCACGGCCAGCCCTACCTCCGAGGAGCCGTATATGGCCGCTGGCGCCGGCTTTGCCCCCCTCTCTACATGGCGGGTAATATTCTCGAGGATCACGATGGCGTTGTCCACCACCACCCCCGATGCGATGACCAGGGCCATGAGGGTGACGGTGTTGATGGTGAACTCAAAGATAAGCATGAGGATGAAACAGGCGATCAGGGAAAAGGGGATGGTCAGGAGGATGATCACACTCCCCCACAGACGCCTCAAGAACAGGAAGGTGACCACGATCACCAGAAAGATCCCTATATAGAGGCTCTCCTTGAGGTTATCGATGGACCAGCGGATGAACTCCGAGGTGTCCATCACGATCCCCATCTTTATGTCGCCGGGGAGCCCCCCTTTGATCTCCTTCAGCTTCTCTTTTATCCGGTCTATGACCTCTACGGTGTTGATCCCGGTCTGTTTCTGGATGAGCAAGACCACCGCCGGCTTAGAATCACCCCACCCCATGAGGGTGACCTCTTTGAAGGAATCGGTGACCTGGGCCACGTCCTTTAAGTATATGGGCCTCCCCTGATGATTGCCGATGACTGTATCGCCGATCTCCTCTACACTCTGGTATCTCCCCGGAATCCTTATGGCATAAGCCTGACTGCCAAGTTTGATCTCCCCTGCCGGCAGGTTGAGGTTCTCCGCCGCCAGGACCTGCCTGATCTGGGCCAGGGAGAGGTTATAGGCCTCTATCCTGTGCAGATCGAAGTGGACGTTTATCTGGCGTTTGAGCCCCCCGTACAAAACTATGGCCCCCACACCGGGGACCCTCTTCAGCTCATCGGCTATTTGTTTGTCGACGATGTGATAGAGCTGGGGGTAGCTCTCATCGGCGGTGACAAACATGGCGAGGACGGGCATGGTGGCGCTGGTGAACCTGAAGATGAAGGGCTTTTCGATGTCCTCCGGCAGATCCCTCTTTGCCAACTCCAGGGCATCCCGCACATCATTGGTGGCGACGTCCAGATCCGTCCCCCATTCGAAGCGGCAGTTGATTACCGAGAGGTTGTCAAGGGATTTGGAGGTGAGCCTGTCGAGGTTATTCACCGTGGTGAGCTGATCCTCGATGTACTTGGTCACGTCCGACTCCACATCGGTGGCGCTGGCCCCGGGCCAGAAGGTGAGGACACTCACCTGGGGGGGTTCAATGTCCGGCAGCAGGTCTATCTTCAATTTGGTCAAGGCTACAGCCCCCAGGAGGATAATGGCGAAAAAGATCATGACCGTCATGACCGGGTTTCTTACCGATATCTCAGGAAGCCTCATCTTATTATCCTTTCATTATCCTTCTATTTTTACCCTCTTAATCCCCCCAATACCATCTCCGTCAATGTATCCCCTTTATCCGACAATGGCTCCACCTCAGTCTTGCGCATCCAATGAAAGATAAAAGAGTTGATCATCCCTGCTATCCCATAGGCCATCTCCCTCGGATCCAACGGCTTGAGCTCCCCCTTTCTTATCCCCTCCCTGATGACCTTAGCGATGAGCTGAATGTAGGAGTCATACATTCGCCTGATCTTCTCCTCCCGCTCCTCTCTCGCGCTCCATTCAAAACCGCTCCTTTCCGTAATAAAGATCTTAAAAAAGTCCCTATCTTCCTCAAAGAAGTTCAGCTCTATCTCTATCAACCTCTTGATCTTCTCGATGGATGAAGGGATCCCTTTGATGGCCTCCTTGATGACGGAAAAGAGCAGCTCCGATTTTTCTTCAATGAGGGTGAAGTAGATCTCGTCCTTCCCCTTGAAGAATTGATAGATCGTGGCCAGGGCAAACTCCGACTCCTCGGCGATCTCGGCCATGGTGGTCTTTGAGAAACCCTTGGTGGCAAAGAGCCTCTCAGCCGCAGCGAGGATCTCCCTTCTCCTCGCCAGCCGCTCCTTCTCTCTTCTACCTATCGTCCTTTCCATAATTTATATTCTAAAAAAAGAATATGAATTCTAATAATAAATTTATGATTCTGGTTTGTCAAGCCCCTATACGCACACTTAGATGAAATAAAAACTTGCAGTCTTTTTGTTGCTATCTATTTGAATTAATTGATTTTTCAATTCTTTTCAACGGACAACTACCAACTTTCAATGGACATTACCTAAATTTTCTTCTTGACATTATATTTTTTTGTGACTACATCTATACTATAAAACAAATATCGTCTAAAAGTATAATATTAGGAGAACAAATGATAAAACAAGAAAAATTAGAGTCTATCCTGGGGACCGCCAGGAAGATGTTTGCGCGGTATGGACTTCGGAAAACGAGTCTGGACGAGGTGGCCCGCATGGCCAGGGTGGCCAAAGCGACCATCTATAACTATTTCGGAAGCAAAGACAGTGTTTACCTAGAAGTCCTTAGTCGAGAAGCGAACGAAATAGTTGAAAAGATATCATCTTTGGTGGATCAAGAGACCTTACCAGAGGATAAGCTAATCGCCTTTGTCAGAGCGAAGTTCCGATACATGAGCGAGGGCATAAATATCTTGAACCTGGATCGGGAGGGGATAGAGAAACTCCTGCCCAGTACTGAGGGTATTCGTAATGAACTCTTCGAACGGGAGGTGAATATCATTTACTCTATTTTAAAAGAGGGGGTAGAAAAGGGTATTTTTCACCTTAATAATGTCCTTCTTACAGCCCGGGCCATTGGCCATGCATTGAGGGGATTTGAGCTTAAATGGTTAGTTCAGGAAAGCGAAGAGCGGATAGAGCATTATCTTGATGAATTGATGAACATCATTTTTTATGGCTTGGTGTCCGAAAAGAAGGGCGTCAAGGTATGAACTGCCCTCGGCCATTTTCAGGGATAATAGTCACGGATATTGATGCAATAGAGGAAAGGGGTGACGGTCATGCCCAGTAATCACTTGATCGAAAGTCTAAGCGGAAAGAAAAATGTTATTGTTGACCATGCTGAAGAGGCAATTATCAACCAAGTAGGCAACATTCTGTTAGGAATTCAGGGTAAGGCCTTTCAAAAGGCATGGCCCAAGCTTCTTAAAATAGCTGAGGGCCTGGATAAGGATGGGACTTACTCCCCTGCCATAAATGCCGTTCGGGATGCCTTTGAAAATAACCATCCCTACCTCCAATTTATTGAACTTATAGCTAAAAAGAGCCCTCAATGCCGCAAGAAGCTTATAAGCAATTTTTTTCTTAACGCCGTATTTAGAGGGAGGAGTAAGAGAGTGGAATTCGCCCGCAAAAACAATACGTCCCAACCCTTCTTCTTTGTTATTTCGCCAAGTATGAGGTGTAATTTACACTGCCTTGGCTGCTATGCCGGCAAATATCCCCAGAATGATAGGCTATCTTACGACGTAATTGACCAGATCATGAAAGATGCAAAAACAATGGGCATCTATATGGTAACCATCTCTGGTGGTGAGCCATTTTTCAGGGAGGATATTCTGGATCTGTTTGCCAGCCATAATGACATCTACTTTCAGGTGTTTACCAATGGCACTTTGATAGATCCCACCCTAGCCAGGAAAATCTCCCTACTGGGCAATATTACCCCTGTAATCTCGTGCGAAGGTCTTGAAGAAGAGACTGACCATCGTCGGGGCAAGGGGACATTCCAAAAGGTCTGCCATGCCATGGATAATCTAAAAGAGGCCGGGGTAATCTTTGGTTTTTCCACAGTGCCGGCTTCCTACAATTATTCTACCCTGCTCAAAGAAGAATATTATAAATTCCTTGTTGAAAAGGGCGCACTCTTCGGCTGGCTTTTTCAGTATATCCCTATTGGTTTCAGACCAGCCCCTAATCTTATGCTGACCCCGGAACAAAGGGTAAACCTCCATGACAGGATTAAAGAAATACGCGGCAAGTACCCCCTCTTTGTCGCTGATTTCTGGAACGATGGGCCCTATGTAGATGGATGTCTGGCCGGCGGCAGAACAGATGGAGGTTATTTTCACATCAACAGCAATGGTGACATCGAGCCCTGTGTCTTCGCCCAGTTTGCCGTGGATAACATAAAGGATATCTATGAACGCGGCGGACACCTGTGGGATGCCCTGAATTCCGACTTCTTTAAGGAAATTAGGGCTGGTCAACCCTGGAATAAATATCATCAGATGCCATGTATGGTCATCGACAATCCCCATTGTCTGCGGAATGTGGTTAAAAAAACCAATCCCTATCCTACCCATGAAGACGCTGAATCCATAATTGAGGACCCAGTGTTGGTTAATCATCTCGACAATTACTCAAAAAGGCTGGGGGATATTTTAAGGGAAAGGGATTTGTTAAATCGCCATGCGGAAAGAAAAGCTGCGGCAAACTAAATATCTATAATGACATCAAACACTTAAATTAGGAGGTTAAAATGTTTTCTGATAAGAAAGTAACAGCTGTAATCTCCGTTTATAATGAAGAGAAGACTGTTGGAAATGTTGTAAGTGCTATATTAGATTGCAAAATAGTTGATGAAATAATTGTAGTAAATGATGGTTCCACAGATAACACTGCAAAAATATTAAAAGGTCTTTTGCAAGAGAACAAATTTGAATATGTAGAATTTGGCAGAAATAGAGGCAAATCCTATGCCATGACAGAAGGAGTAGAATTGTCTAAAGGGGACATAATTGTCTTTATAGATGCTGATATTATTGGGTTTGAATGCAAACACATTAAACAATTACTGTTGCCTTTAGTAAGAGGAGAGGCAGATATGATAATAGGTCAGCCCTGTCCTGATAGATACCGTAAGAAATTGAACCTGCTGAAACCGCTTGAACTGCTTGCCGGCGAAAGAGCCGTCTATAAAAAAGATATCTTACCACTTGTTGAGAGAGGAAGAACATCAAAATATGGTGCTGAGACTTTAGGGATTTTGTATTATAAAAGTCAAAATAAACGAATGAAAATTGAATACTTATGGGGAGTTACACATTTGATAAAATCTCAGAAAGAACAATTTCCTCATTCTTTAAAAAGTTATTCTAAAGAATCGGCGCAAATTTTTACAACAATAACTACAAATTATTTTTTAGTGTTTGATGTTGTCAGAAATTCAATTTCTAAATTTATAACTGAGATAACTGAAAGATGATACTGGCTGGTTTTTTTATAGGTTTCATTTATTCTATCCCATTAGGACCGCTAGGCCAGATTATGCTAAACCGGTCGATAAAAAGGGGATTTTGGCATGGTTTTTCTATCGGGATATTTGGTGCAATTGCTGATTTTTTTCTTTGCGAAATGTTTCTTATTGGAATGGAAGGCTTAAACTTTAGCCCCAAATTGAAACTTATCGTTCAAGGGATAGGGGTCATTTTCCTTGCCTATGTAGGCATAAAAGAAATTATACTTCCTCTTCTTTTCAAAGATAAAAAAGACGAAAAAAAAGAGGTTAACCAAAGCTTACATCTAAATAAAAGTCTAGATAGGAAATGTCTGCTTAAAAACTTATTCCTTGTTATGGGTTATCATATCTCAAATCCAACTATCTTAGCCTTCTGGCTTAATATGTCAGAAGTCATAAAAACCACCTTTATAATTCATCAAACCTTGTTTAATTATACTGTTTTTAGTGCTACACTTGGAATGGGAATATTGACATGTCAATATGTCTCCATAGTGCTGGCAAAGAAAGTGACGCAATTTAAAAATACAATATTTAGTGTAAGATATGTAACTTTTATTCTGTTTTCTTTGACGATGCTTTATTTTATTATTAAAATAATTCAAGATATTCAAGTATGAAAGGACCTTGACATTGTTCCGCTCTTTGTTGAAAAAGGAGGAGGAACCCCATGATATAATCCATCCACGGCTGTCCTCACATCCTGGAAGCATCCTCAAAACCCTATCCCAAAGCACACCCACCCACCTTGGAGAATACCAAAAGGATGAGGTGGGCAGCCTCTCCCTTCCCCATCCCTCCCCCATAATCTCCCCCCAGTTCACCCCCTCTCCCCCTTTCTATCTCATCCCCATACCCATATTCAACTTGGTAAGTATCTCTATACCCTTCCAGGAGACCAAGGCCGTTTCTTGACTTTTGTACATTTTATAGTATTATTGAAAATAAAGTTTAGGCTATCTTCCGCAGGAAGAGGATCGAATGACAGGTATCTTCCAGCAAAAAGGAAACCTCTGGCCA
The nucleotide sequence above comes from Deltaproteobacteria bacterium. Encoded proteins:
- a CDS encoding efflux RND transporter periplasmic adaptor subunit; amino-acid sequence: MKTHLMGKILVLSLAIMIFFIFGCKDRGAKEAVEAAIPVEVVRARHATLKRYISAMGNILPRQQVVINPKVSGKIEKIYVDEGDFVRRGAPLVQLEKTDFSIALEAAEAALAEATAHLEQAERDYKRFSQLIEKKVISQQRYEEVRTAYELAQARHRSAQAALRNARTQLADTLITAPFSGYVTARFMDPGQRAYTMPPSNILEIMDISQVRLIIDIVERELPHIKIKTPVEVEVDAYPDQNSSGEVDTIYPKLDPVTRTFKVEVVIANKDARLRAGMYARVRILAQRIETLVVPRDAVMRMPATGVDYVFVIKEGKAQQRNVQTGLAEENLVEVRDGVQEGEMVVVAGQHNLRTGAKVKIRVQKDTTEG
- a CDS encoding four helix bundle protein; the protein is MKFTVKLKRTAVGRHIASQLMRAATSSGANYEEACGAESKVDFIHKMQLVLKELRESLYWLKLAEKTGLIAGKELQPLMDEANELVKIVAKSVITAKKDKK
- a CDS encoding TolC family protein; this translates as MKMTSCLLVSLFFILTLSPSFGEEDIPPLTLHESIEIALQRSPTVKAAKAAIKEAEFRRRAAISDFLPQVSTQYSYTRLDEEPAFSIPSMGIRTTVGNRDVYDWTSTVTQPIFTGGALINSYLLAKLGVDTAKVELEMTRLDLILQVKEAYYGVLKAEKFLEVAEQAVRQLESHHKVAKAFFDVGMIPKNDLLQVEVQLAQTRQDLIKAQNGLAVARAVFNTLLRRLLDEEVKLVEVLQYRPIQVDLEAYTEEAYRKRPEIKAAELGIKSAKRGVGLAASGLFPQVSVLYNYERQGDDPSVSGSRYKPDEDSWNVMALAQWNIWDWGKTWWGVGENKAKVFQAECALQEAKDGVRLEVKEAYLNLKEAEKKIRVAEKAVSQADENFRINEERYKGQVATSTDVLDALTLLTQARTNYHAALSDYNIARARLKRAIGER
- a CDS encoding transcriptional regulator, which translates into the protein MKMIWIVYDIDREEEVMEVLNRSDIDAYTKWERVLGEGKKSEPKLGTHAWPGFNSALAIAAEEDEALRLLEGLRELARGVGYAGIKVFVWPLEEII
- a CDS encoding efflux RND transporter permease subunit, with product MRLPEISVRNPVMTVMIFFAIILLGAVALTKLKIDLLPDIEPPQVSVLTFWPGASATDVESDVTKYIEDQLTTVNNLDRLTSKSLDNLSVINCRFEWGTDLDVATNDVRDALELAKRDLPEDIEKPFIFRFTSATMPVLAMFVTADESYPQLYHIVDKQIADELKRVPGVGAIVLYGGLKRQINVHFDLHRIEAYNLSLAQIRQVLAAENLNLPAGEIKLGSQAYAIRIPGRYQSVEEIGDTVIGNHQGRPIYLKDVAQVTDSFKEVTLMGWGDSKPAVVLLIQKQTGINTVEVIDRIKEKLKEIKGGLPGDIKMGIVMDTSEFIRWSIDNLKESLYIGIFLVIVVTFLFLRRLWGSVIILLTIPFSLIACFILMLIFEFTINTVTLMALVIASGVVVDNAIVILENITRHVERGAKPAPAAIYGSSEVGLAVAASTFTIVAVFIPLMFITGLTGIIFKQLAFVIVVAIMASLFISLTLPPMLASKVLRPARGIRKGGTVGRVNEALERGFSRVEEVYGRLLAWSLGNKKKVIAFSLSLFAASMAFIPVIGTELVPDMDSGDINIFLRLPEGTRIEETHKVMERINSYFRQYVPEARHYYAFDGQTEKGMGVVLGFEEGPNVGEVGAKLVRKRERERSTKEVAMMLREKIEEIPGIGNLTVSATAPIKSVFMGGMKRISIEVWGYNMEKTGAIAKEIKGIVEKVPGATDVALSQKPPRPELWVDIDRKKASSLGVNVAMVASVVRTSFYGDDPTEFRDAGEDYDIFLRLGDRDKNRIASLLEVPIPTLLGNQVRLGNIARVREGYGPVEIERRNRQRIVKVEANTFGRPLGDVVRDIEKGIAQIRVPEDVKVRFGGETEEQQKAFRDLGLLFVLGIILVYMVMASQFKSFLHPFVIMFSLPFAVTGVILIFLLTGTTLSLFSYLGLIMLMGIVVKNAIVLVDYVNILRERGLSLFDAITTGGANRLRPVLMTTLTTFFGMLPMALSRGEGSEIWNPLGLTMIGGLIVSTLVTLILVPVIYSIFEARSFKEISGRSR
- a CDS encoding TetR/AcrR family transcriptional regulator → MERTIGRREKERLARRREILAAAERLFATKGFSKTTMAEIAEESEFALATIYQFFKGKDEIYFTLIEEKSELLFSVIKEAIKGIPSSIEKIKRLIEIELNFFEEDRDFFKIFITERSGFEWSAREEREEKIRRMYDSYIQLIAKVIREGIRKGELKPLDPREMAYGIAGMINSFIFHWMRKTEVEPLSDKGDTLTEMVLGGLRG
- a CDS encoding TetR/AcrR family transcriptional regulator, with protein sequence MIKQEKLESILGTARKMFARYGLRKTSLDEVARMARVAKATIYNYFGSKDSVYLEVLSREANEIVEKISSLVDQETLPEDKLIAFVRAKFRYMSEGINILNLDREGIEKLLPSTEGIRNELFEREVNIIYSILKEGVEKGIFHLNNVLLTARAIGHALRGFELKWLVQESEERIEHYLDELMNIIFYGLVSEKKGVKV
- a CDS encoding radical SAM protein → MPSNHLIESLSGKKNVIVDHAEEAIINQVGNILLGIQGKAFQKAWPKLLKIAEGLDKDGTYSPAINAVRDAFENNHPYLQFIELIAKKSPQCRKKLISNFFLNAVFRGRSKRVEFARKNNTSQPFFFVISPSMRCNLHCLGCYAGKYPQNDRLSYDVIDQIMKDAKTMGIYMVTISGGEPFFREDILDLFASHNDIYFQVFTNGTLIDPTLARKISLLGNITPVISCEGLEEETDHRRGKGTFQKVCHAMDNLKEAGVIFGFSTVPASYNYSTLLKEEYYKFLVEKGALFGWLFQYIPIGFRPAPNLMLTPEQRVNLHDRIKEIRGKYPLFVADFWNDGPYVDGCLAGGRTDGGYFHINSNGDIEPCVFAQFAVDNIKDIYERGGHLWDALNSDFFKEIRAGQPWNKYHQMPCMVIDNPHCLRNVVKKTNPYPTHEDAESIIEDPVLVNHLDNYSKRLGDILRERDLLNRHAERKAAAN
- a CDS encoding glycosyltransferase; translation: MFSDKKVTAVISVYNEEKTVGNVVSAILDCKIVDEIIVVNDGSTDNTAKILKGLLQENKFEYVEFGRNRGKSYAMTEGVELSKGDIIVFIDADIIGFECKHIKQLLLPLVRGEADMIIGQPCPDRYRKKLNLLKPLELLAGERAVYKKDILPLVERGRTSKYGAETLGILYYKSQNKRMKIEYLWGVTHLIKSQKEQFPHSLKSYSKESAQIFTTITTNYFLVFDVVRNSISKFITEITER
- a CDS encoding LysE family transporter gives rise to the protein MILAGFFIGFIYSIPLGPLGQIMLNRSIKRGFWHGFSIGIFGAIADFFLCEMFLIGMEGLNFSPKLKLIVQGIGVIFLAYVGIKEIILPLLFKDKKDEKKEVNQSLHLNKSLDRKCLLKNLFLVMGYHISNPTILAFWLNMSEVIKTTFIIHQTLFNYTVFSATLGMGILTCQYVSIVLAKKVTQFKNTIFSVRYVTFILFSLTMLYFIIKIIQDIQV